Proteins co-encoded in one Deltaproteobacteria bacterium genomic window:
- a CDS encoding prepilin-type N-terminal cleavage/methylation domain-containing protein — MMMSRGFTLIELLVVMAISSVILGSVLGVFIASNKTYTIQDQRTKLQQDLRAAMSIMLKDMRMAGLNPTQNSAMPTIDSATATDISFYMDFVGNGTVRQFEYRYVPATQRMEVQWNGAGGFQRVAEGVTNMEFVYGSTSEGQTSTPANLADIRSATVTMCGQIRGAYADEVNARQIRTTHANGTVELEQAGDFCLTRTVNFRNIGL, encoded by the coding sequence ATGATGATGAGTCGAGGGTTCACCCTCATTGAGTTGCTGGTGGTCATGGCCATTTCATCGGTCATTTTGGGGTCGGTCCTGGGCGTGTTCATTGCCTCCAACAAGACATACACCATTCAGGACCAACGGACGAAATTGCAGCAAGACTTGCGGGCGGCCATGAGCATTATGCTCAAGGACATGCGAATGGCTGGTTTGAATCCGACCCAGAACTCGGCCATGCCGACCATAGACAGTGCCACGGCCACGGATATCAGCTTTTACATGGATTTCGTCGGCAACGGGACAGTCAGGCAGTTTGAATATCGCTATGTTCCCGCCACGCAAAGGATGGAGGTTCAGTGGAATGGCGCAGGAGGTTTTCAGCGAGTTGCCGAAGGCGTCACCAACATGGAGTTCGTCTACGGCTCGACCTCGGAAGGTCAAACGTCGACCCCGGCCAATCTGGCCGACATCAGAAGCGCGACTGTAACCATGTGTGGCCAGATTCGGGGGGCGTACGCCGACGAAGTCAACGCGCGCCAGATCAGGACCACGCATGCCAACGGCACGGTCGAGTTGGAGCAGGCCGGGGATTTTTGCCTGACCCGAACCGTGAATTTCCGCAACATTGGCCTGTGA
- a CDS encoding prepilin-type N-terminal cleavage/methylation domain-containing protein, whose protein sequence is MFVAKFDRKRSMRRRYSTEYPHFSRLPRQSCQAGFSLVEVMVVVGIISLGLAWGGYAMFRNLPDYRLRAAARSIVSDMQDARMQAVKRGQDWAIVFNPGASSYNVCRGRGPDDAWGTADDDVARTVNLSQNFSGVIMGFGMANRAATAAGGAIGSSVTFQNNRVVFDRRGRCNVAGFVYIQQSPPNTHLVYAVGARMTGTVLMYRWGVNDWIGRE, encoded by the coding sequence ATGTTTGTTGCAAAATTTGACAGGAAAAGGTCAATGCGAAGACGATACAGTACAGAATATCCACATTTTTCACGGTTGCCCCGACAGTCGTGCCAAGCCGGTTTTTCCTTGGTCGAGGTCATGGTCGTAGTGGGCATCATCTCTCTGGGCTTGGCCTGGGGTGGGTATGCCATGTTTCGCAATTTGCCCGATTATCGGCTGAGGGCCGCAGCCCGGTCCATTGTCAGTGATATGCAGGATGCTCGGATGCAGGCTGTGAAGCGGGGGCAGGATTGGGCCATCGTCTTCAACCCGGGGGCCTCGTCGTACAACGTGTGCCGAGGCAGGGGTCCGGATGACGCCTGGGGAACGGCCGACGACGATGTGGCCCGGACGGTGAACCTGAGTCAAAATTTTTCAGGAGTGATCATGGGGTTCGGGATGGCCAACAGGGCCGCTACCGCAGCCGGTGGAGCGATAGGAAGTAGCGTGACGTTTCAGAACAACCGAGTCGTCTTTGATCGGAGAGGTCGCTGCAACGTGGCCGGATTCGTCTACATCCAGCAGTCGCCGCCAAACACGCATCTCGTTTATGCGGTCGGGGCTCGAATGACCGGGACCGTGCTCATGTACCGCTGGGGCGTGAACGACTGGATTGGGAGGGAATGA